The proteins below are encoded in one region of Limnochorda pilosa:
- a CDS encoding glutamate synthase-related protein: MRLPDEYDACGLVALVERGTPTHENLQETLRILVHLSHRAGSIDGEGDGSGVLTDLPVELWAQRLGVAPTTLRGTGFFVGHFFLPQAGQDWSRRVTEVLAAAGAQILWSEAGLTDSGALGPRARRDEPLFWQIAGRLPGREPDRRLFELGVELEGQLPIHLLSLSRHTAVYKVMGSASSLGSYFGDLQDPLFRTRTAIGHNRYSTNTAANFHRVQPFSRVAHNGEINTVHRLQEEARLLGVPLVEGASDSQDLNRVLGALLHRFDLDLAEALEMLFPPILNEMHRMPGELQDLFVFYRHAFGPLAQGPAAILAREGAWLGASVDALGLRPLWLLETPGRILLSSEQGVVPTRELTVEPRPLAPGEKLVIRLDGGEVCLLDQPAVEQHCLARARERGLPLEGGRRYLRAAFPPPGAEAVGAGSPAAHAMPPLPPPGELERLQALFGFSDDDLDVLEAMVQTGNEPIGSLGYDGPLAALSREPVNLADFFKESVAVVTNPAIDREREIEHFSTRTLLGARPLPDGRGRGPLVELRIPLVLPEGAGPDPDRWHRAAVQWGTLTEAGLERAVRSAGGRTVRLPFGLGPGQGVRRCLDALARQAVREARGGAALLILDDRTRVPGEAAPLDPHLVLAWVDRALRQARRGEASLRRQVGLVLASGALRNLHDVMLALTLGADAVVPYLLWAAAATAPEGPANLLGALQKGMEKVISTIGIHELRGYHRLVSAIGLDRELAGIFDVPAFAGGEASGRGLEGVARDALARWEEYRASQKTRPGRTYHIYPKLWKLAAQAAAGAEPYQAYEARVRELELEQPVSLRHLLDVRTPEPTPEGLPHPAVLAVGRHALPFVISSMSFGSQNEVAYRAYAEAAYRLNILAFNGEGGEIPDLIGRYPENRGIQLASGRFGVNVEMVNGARYLEIKIGQGAKPGEGGHLPGTKVSAKVAAARRARPGVDLISPSNNHDLYSIEDLAQFIEELKTTNPRVHVGVKVPVVPGIGTIAVGIAKAGADMVVLSGFDGGTGAARRHALRHVGLPVEVGVRLAHRALVEAGIRDRVELWADGGLKSAQDVLKLILMGANRVGFGTLSMVAIGCTICRGCQLDSCHVGIATQVEDEAEAHLRGLKRFVPRQLEPAVAHLVTFFTGMAQELARLTAALGAGTLQELVGRSDLLVQARGRELVDLTELVEPVLPVPGPLPFSVREREPAVAAGAVRRNVRTLANGRSLQLTEAVRSGFAAGQAHVELETASVTCSDRVLGSHLAGSLAREHIFGSNGHARQVSLLFNHGSVAGNGFASFNRDGLTLRIHGGAQDGTAKSASGGRVVVLKVRNDQGQWVGGSVGKSFAYGAQQGLLIVQGDADSRFCIRLSGADVVAAGRPHGPAARGAGIAARANLKGFAFEYMTNGRALVLGDPGPWICSGMTGGVVYLHLQPELGLVEEAFRERLAKGAKVRLVPAGAADLANLRDLLGSYHEELVLSGQEEEAARILTLMEDPLPRFLKAVPLAGQTDPDVSTE; the protein is encoded by the coding sequence GTGAGGCTTCCCGACGAGTACGACGCCTGTGGGCTGGTCGCCCTGGTGGAGCGGGGCACGCCCACCCACGAGAACCTGCAGGAGACCCTGCGCATCCTGGTCCACCTCTCCCACCGGGCCGGGTCCATCGACGGCGAAGGGGACGGGAGCGGCGTGCTCACCGACCTGCCGGTGGAGCTCTGGGCCCAGCGGCTCGGGGTCGCCCCGACCACCCTGCGAGGGACCGGCTTCTTCGTTGGCCACTTCTTTTTACCCCAAGCGGGTCAGGATTGGTCCCGCCGGGTCACGGAGGTGCTCGCGGCCGCCGGGGCGCAGATCCTGTGGTCCGAGGCGGGCCTCACCGACTCCGGCGCCCTCGGCCCCCGCGCCCGTCGCGACGAGCCGCTCTTCTGGCAGATCGCAGGCCGCCTGCCGGGCCGGGAGCCGGACCGCCGCCTCTTCGAGCTGGGCGTGGAGCTGGAGGGGCAGCTCCCCATCCACCTCCTCTCCCTCAGCCGGCACACCGCCGTCTACAAGGTGATGGGGAGCGCGAGCAGCCTCGGCAGCTACTTCGGGGACCTGCAGGACCCCCTCTTCCGCACCCGGACCGCCATCGGGCACAACCGGTACTCGACCAACACGGCGGCCAACTTCCACCGGGTTCAGCCCTTCTCGCGGGTGGCCCACAACGGCGAGATCAACACCGTGCACCGGCTCCAGGAGGAAGCCCGGCTGCTGGGCGTGCCCCTGGTGGAGGGTGCGAGCGACAGCCAGGACCTGAACCGGGTCCTGGGCGCGCTCCTGCACCGGTTCGACCTCGATCTGGCCGAGGCGCTCGAGATGCTCTTCCCGCCCATCCTCAACGAGATGCACCGGATGCCCGGCGAGCTGCAGGACCTCTTCGTCTTCTACCGCCACGCCTTCGGCCCCCTGGCGCAGGGCCCCGCGGCCATCCTGGCCCGGGAGGGCGCCTGGCTGGGAGCCTCCGTGGACGCCCTAGGGCTCCGGCCGCTCTGGCTCCTGGAGACGCCGGGTCGCATCCTCCTCAGCTCCGAGCAGGGTGTGGTCCCCACCCGGGAGCTGACGGTCGAGCCGCGGCCCCTGGCTCCCGGCGAGAAGCTGGTGATCCGCCTGGATGGCGGGGAGGTCTGCCTCCTGGACCAGCCGGCCGTGGAGCAGCACTGCCTCGCCCGGGCGCGGGAACGGGGCCTGCCCCTGGAGGGCGGACGCCGCTACCTGCGGGCCGCCTTTCCGCCACCGGGTGCCGAAGCGGTCGGGGCCGGCTCACCCGCGGCCCACGCGATGCCCCCGCTTCCGCCGCCAGGGGAGCTGGAACGCCTGCAGGCCCTCTTCGGCTTCAGCGACGACGACCTGGACGTGCTGGAGGCCATGGTTCAGACGGGGAACGAGCCCATCGGCTCCCTGGGGTACGACGGGCCGCTGGCCGCGCTCTCCCGGGAACCCGTCAACCTGGCGGACTTCTTCAAGGAGAGCGTCGCGGTGGTGACCAACCCCGCCATCGACCGGGAGCGCGAGATCGAGCACTTCTCCACCCGCACCCTCCTGGGCGCCCGGCCCCTCCCCGACGGGCGCGGCCGTGGGCCGCTGGTGGAGCTGCGGATCCCCCTCGTCCTCCCCGAAGGCGCCGGCCCCGACCCGGACCGCTGGCACCGGGCGGCCGTCCAGTGGGGGACCCTGACCGAGGCCGGGCTCGAGCGGGCCGTCCGCTCCGCAGGCGGCCGCACGGTGCGGCTCCCCTTCGGCCTGGGGCCCGGCCAGGGGGTGCGCCGCTGCCTGGACGCCCTGGCCCGGCAGGCCGTGCGGGAGGCGCGGGGCGGCGCCGCCCTCCTGATCCTGGACGACCGGACCCGGGTCCCCGGCGAGGCCGCGCCGCTGGACCCCCACCTGGTACTGGCCTGGGTGGACCGGGCCCTCCGCCAGGCCCGCCGGGGCGAGGCGAGCCTCCGCCGGCAAGTGGGCCTGGTGCTCGCCTCGGGGGCGCTGCGCAACCTGCACGACGTGATGCTCGCCCTCACCCTGGGGGCCGACGCGGTGGTGCCCTATCTCCTCTGGGCCGCGGCGGCGACCGCGCCCGAGGGCCCGGCGAACCTGCTGGGCGCGCTGCAGAAGGGCATGGAGAAGGTCATCTCCACCATCGGCATCCACGAGCTGCGGGGGTACCACCGGCTGGTGTCGGCCATCGGGTTGGACCGGGAGCTGGCCGGGATCTTCGACGTGCCGGCCTTCGCGGGCGGCGAGGCTTCGGGCCGCGGTCTCGAGGGCGTGGCCCGTGACGCCTTGGCTCGCTGGGAGGAGTACCGGGCTTCGCAGAAGACCCGCCCCGGCCGCACCTACCACATCTACCCCAAGCTGTGGAAGCTGGCCGCCCAGGCGGCCGCGGGCGCCGAGCCCTACCAGGCCTACGAGGCGCGGGTGCGGGAGCTGGAGCTCGAGCAGCCCGTGAGCCTCCGCCACCTGCTGGACGTGCGCACCCCGGAGCCCACACCTGAGGGCCTGCCCCATCCGGCGGTTCTGGCCGTGGGACGGCACGCGCTCCCCTTCGTCATCAGCTCCATGTCCTTCGGCTCCCAGAACGAGGTGGCCTACCGGGCGTACGCCGAAGCCGCCTACCGGCTCAACATCCTGGCCTTCAACGGCGAGGGCGGCGAGATTCCGGACCTGATCGGCCGCTACCCCGAGAACCGGGGCATCCAGCTGGCCTCGGGGCGCTTCGGCGTCAACGTGGAGATGGTGAACGGCGCCCGCTACCTGGAGATCAAGATCGGCCAGGGTGCCAAGCCCGGCGAGGGGGGCCACCTGCCGGGGACCAAGGTCTCCGCCAAGGTGGCGGCGGCCCGGCGGGCCCGGCCCGGGGTGGACTTGATCTCGCCCTCCAACAACCACGACCTCTACTCCATCGAGGACCTGGCCCAGTTCATCGAGGAGCTGAAGACGACCAACCCCCGGGTGCACGTGGGGGTGAAGGTGCCCGTGGTGCCCGGCATCGGCACCATCGCGGTCGGCATCGCCAAGGCCGGGGCCGACATGGTGGTCCTGAGCGGCTTCGACGGGGGCACCGGCGCCGCCCGGCGGCACGCCCTGCGCCACGTGGGGCTGCCGGTGGAGGTCGGCGTGCGGCTCGCCCACCGGGCGTTGGTGGAGGCGGGCATCCGCGACCGGGTGGAGCTCTGGGCCGACGGCGGCCTCAAGAGCGCCCAGGACGTGCTGAAGCTGATCCTCATGGGCGCGAACCGCGTCGGCTTCGGCACCTTGTCCATGGTGGCCATCGGCTGCACCATCTGCCGGGGCTGCCAGCTCGACAGCTGCCACGTGGGCATCGCCACCCAGGTGGAGGACGAGGCGGAGGCCCACCTGCGAGGCTTGAAGCGGTTCGTCCCCCGCCAGCTGGAGCCGGCCGTGGCGCACCTGGTGACCTTCTTCACCGGCATGGCCCAGGAGCTGGCTCGCCTCACGGCCGCCCTGGGCGCCGGCACCCTCCAGGAGCTGGTGGGCCGCAGTGACCTCCTGGTACAGGCCCGGGGCCGCGAGCTCGTGGACCTGACCGAGCTGGTGGAGCCCGTCCTCCCCGTGCCCGGCCCCCTGCCCTTCTCCGTGCGGGAGCGGGAGCCGGCCGTGGCCGCGGGCGCCGTGCGGCGGAACGTGCGCACCCTGGCCAACGGGCGGAGCCTGCAGCTCACCGAGGCGGTACGCTCCGGCTTCGCCGCAGGTCAGGCGCACGTGGAGCTGGAGACGGCCAGCGTCACCTGCAGCGACCGGGTGCTGGGGAGCCACCTGGCCGGGAGCCTGGCCCGCGAGCACATCTTCGGAAGCAACGGCCACGCGCGGCAGGTCTCTCTCCTCTTCAACCACGGCTCCGTGGCGGGGAACGGCTTTGCTTCCTTTAACCGGGACGGCCTCACCCTTCGCATCCACGGCGGCGCCCAGGACGGCACGGCCAAGAGCGCCTCGGGCGGGCGCGTGGTGGTGCTGAAGGTCCGGAACGACCAGGGCCAGTGGGTGGGCGGCTCGGTGGGCAAGAGCTTCGCCTACGGTGCCCAACAGGGCCTGCTCATCGTGCAGGGCGATGCCGACTCCCGCTTCTGCATCCGCCTGAGCGGCGCCGACGTGGTGGCCGCCGGCCGACCCCACGGCCCCGCGGCCCGGGGCGCCGGCATTGCGGCCCGGGCGAACCTGAAGGGCTTCGCCTTCGAGTACATGACCAACGGCCGCGCCCTGGTGCTGGGAGATCCGGGCCCGTGGATCTGCAGCGGCATGACCGGCGGCGTGGTCTACCTCCACCTGC
- the sufC gene encoding Fe-S cluster assembly ATPase SufC — protein MAVTLQVEDLHVAVEGTEILKGVSLEVRGGELHALMGPNGSGKTTLAFALMGHPHYEVTGGRVLFNGEDVLAMSPDERARAGLFLSFQYPSEVSGVTVANFIKTAMNAVRGPGREISLLDFQKKMLSKLELLEMDESYAGRYLNEGFSGGEKKRNEILQLAMLEPKLAILDETDSGLDIDALQVVARGVNSLKGPEFGALVITHYQRILRYLKPDRVHVMMSGRIVRSGGAELADELEAKGYDWLRQEVGA, from the coding sequence TTGGCTGTCACACTCCAGGTGGAGGACCTGCACGTAGCAGTCGAAGGCACCGAGATCCTGAAGGGGGTCTCCCTCGAGGTGCGGGGCGGCGAGCTGCATGCTCTCATGGGGCCCAACGGCTCGGGGAAGACCACGCTGGCCTTCGCCCTCATGGGCCACCCGCACTACGAGGTCACCGGGGGACGTGTCCTCTTCAACGGTGAGGACGTGCTTGCCATGAGCCCGGACGAGCGGGCCCGGGCGGGCCTCTTCCTGTCGTTCCAGTATCCCAGCGAGGTCTCCGGCGTCACCGTGGCCAACTTCATCAAGACTGCCATGAACGCCGTACGCGGGCCCGGCCGCGAGATCTCCCTCCTGGACTTCCAGAAGAAGATGCTCTCCAAGCTGGAGCTTCTGGAGATGGACGAGAGCTACGCCGGCCGCTACCTGAACGAGGGGTTCTCCGGCGGCGAGAAGAAGCGGAACGAGATCCTGCAGCTCGCCATGCTGGAGCCCAAGCTGGCCATCCTGGACGAGACCGACTCAGGGCTCGATATCGACGCGCTGCAGGTCGTCGCCCGGGGTGTCAACTCCCTCAAGGGGCCCGAGTTCGGTGCCCTGGTGATCACCCACTACCAGCGCATCCTCCGCTACCTGAAGCCCGACCGGGTGCACGTGATGATGAGCGGCCGCATCGTCCGTTCCGGTGGGGCCGAGCTCGCCGACGAGCTCGAGGCGAAGGGCTACGACTGGCTGCGGCAGGAGGTCGGGGCGTAG
- the sufD gene encoding Fe-S cluster assembly protein SufD codes for MAEVSTHPPVTREQVAALSEMRGEPAWMRDRRLKALDAFSGRGWPRGRWTHLKELPLEGFHVNGRAQGDGAVAPGGERESLEASQLEAVAPFLGADAELSGLLVHLGGKIARRRLKDELARQGVLLLEMDQALREAEELVRDHFMTRAVTPQQGKFEALHGALWAGGRFIYVPAGVEVALPIQVFQHAIDGEAYLFPHTLVVAAPNSRVLVVEGSASSDAAERLHLGAVELIAQEGAGITFATFQDWGRRTTNITLRRAWLERDAQVHWTVGEFGGRTTLSRFETRLEGDGSQARHVLVFFGGGDQYMDVYTFVDHWGRQTDADMQGRGVLTDRARSIYQGKSYIHRGAKGSNSQQHEDNLLLSPQARADAEPSVEVDEDDVRAGHGATSGQVDPEQVFYLRSRGLTEKQALALIVSGFFETLLREIPVEAARASLSRLIAQKLQ; via the coding sequence ATGGCCGAGGTCAGCACCCATCCGCCCGTCACCCGCGAGCAGGTGGCCGCCCTCTCCGAGATGAGGGGCGAGCCGGCATGGATGCGCGATCGGCGCCTGAAGGCCCTGGACGCCTTCTCGGGCCGCGGCTGGCCCAGGGGCCGCTGGACCCACCTGAAGGAGCTGCCGCTGGAGGGCTTTCACGTCAACGGCAGGGCCCAGGGCGACGGGGCGGTGGCTCCTGGTGGCGAACGGGAGTCCCTGGAGGCGTCCCAGCTGGAGGCGGTGGCGCCCTTCCTGGGGGCGGACGCAGAGCTCTCGGGCCTCTTGGTGCACCTGGGCGGCAAGATCGCCCGGCGCCGCCTGAAGGATGAGCTGGCCCGCCAGGGGGTGCTCCTCCTGGAGATGGACCAGGCGCTGCGCGAGGCGGAGGAGCTGGTGCGGGACCACTTCATGACCCGGGCGGTCACGCCCCAGCAGGGCAAGTTCGAGGCCCTGCACGGCGCGCTCTGGGCCGGCGGCCGCTTCATCTACGTCCCCGCCGGCGTGGAGGTGGCGCTGCCCATCCAGGTCTTCCAGCACGCCATCGACGGCGAGGCGTACCTCTTCCCGCACACCCTGGTGGTGGCGGCCCCCAACAGCCGGGTGCTGGTGGTGGAGGGCAGCGCCTCGTCCGACGCCGCGGAGCGGCTCCACCTGGGCGCGGTGGAGCTCATCGCGCAGGAAGGCGCCGGCATCACCTTCGCCACCTTCCAGGACTGGGGACGGCGCACGACGAACATCACCCTGAGGCGTGCCTGGCTGGAACGGGACGCCCAGGTCCACTGGACGGTGGGGGAGTTCGGGGGCCGCACCACCCTCTCCCGGTTCGAGACCCGGCTTGAGGGCGACGGCAGCCAGGCCCGGCACGTGCTGGTCTTCTTCGGCGGCGGGGACCAGTACATGGACGTCTATACCTTCGTGGACCACTGGGGGCGCCAGACCGACGCCGACATGCAGGGCCGGGGCGTCCTCACCGATCGCGCCCGGAGCATCTACCAGGGGAAGAGCTACATCCACCGGGGCGCGAAAGGGAGCAACTCGCAGCAGCACGAAGACAACCTCCTGCTGAGCCCCCAGGCCCGGGCCGACGCGGAGCCCAGCGTGGAGGTGGACGAGGACGACGTGCGGGCCGGGCACGGCGCCACGTCGGGACAGGTGGACCCCGAGCAGGTCTTCTACCTGCGAAGCCGAGGGCTCACCGAGAAGCAGGCCCTGGCGCTGATCGTGAGCGGGTTCTTCGAGACGTTGCTGCGGGAGATCCCGGTGGAGGCGGCACGGGCGAGCCTCAGCCGGCTGATCGCGCAGAAGTTGCAGTAA
- a CDS encoding cysteine desulfurase, with protein sequence MDVEAVRRQFPILSQEVNGHPLVYLDSAATSQKPLAVIEAVDRYYREYNANVHRGIHTLSERATEAMEEARAKVARFIHAPAPEQLVFVNNATEAINLVAYSYGSRLAEGDEILLTPMEHHSNLVPWQLAARRTGARLRFIPLLPDGTLDLSQMDRLLGPRTRLVAVTHVSNVLGTINPVGDIAAAAHRQGVPVLVDGAQSVPHMPVDVQALDCDFLAFSGHKMLGPMGIGVLYGKRELLERMDPFLAGGEMISEAELECSTWQELPYKFEGGTPHVVGAIGLGAAVDFLEGLGMDEVFRHEQDLVRHALKVLREVDGVQIYGPEPPRGGVIAFNLGELHPHDLSTVLDQEGIAIRVGHHCAQPLTRWLDVPATARASFYVYTTRDEIDVLARALEHAKEFFGHVVER encoded by the coding sequence ATGGACGTGGAGGCAGTTCGGCGACAGTTTCCCATCCTGAGCCAGGAGGTGAACGGCCACCCCCTGGTCTACCTGGACTCGGCGGCCACCTCCCAGAAACCGCTGGCCGTGATCGAGGCCGTCGATCGCTACTACCGGGAGTACAACGCCAACGTCCACCGGGGTATCCACACCCTCTCGGAGCGGGCCACCGAGGCCATGGAGGAGGCCCGGGCGAAGGTGGCCCGGTTCATCCACGCGCCGGCCCCGGAGCAGTTGGTCTTCGTCAACAACGCCACCGAGGCCATCAACCTGGTGGCGTACAGCTACGGCTCCCGCCTGGCCGAGGGCGACGAGATCCTCCTCACCCCCATGGAGCACCACAGCAACCTGGTGCCCTGGCAGCTCGCGGCCCGCCGCACCGGAGCCCGGCTGCGCTTCATCCCGCTCCTGCCGGACGGGACCCTGGACCTCTCCCAGATGGACCGCCTCCTGGGTCCCCGCACCCGTCTGGTGGCCGTCACCCACGTCTCCAACGTGCTCGGCACCATCAACCCCGTGGGCGACATCGCGGCCGCAGCCCACCGGCAGGGTGTTCCCGTGCTGGTGGACGGGGCCCAGAGCGTGCCCCACATGCCCGTGGACGTGCAGGCCCTGGACTGTGACTTCCTGGCCTTTTCGGGGCACAAGATGCTGGGACCCATGGGCATCGGCGTCCTCTACGGCAAGCGGGAGCTCCTGGAGCGGATGGATCCCTTCCTGGCCGGAGGCGAGATGATCTCCGAGGCGGAGCTGGAGTGCTCCACCTGGCAGGAGCTGCCCTACAAGTTCGAGGGCGGCACGCCCCACGTGGTGGGTGCGATCGGGCTGGGGGCGGCTGTGGACTTCCTGGAGGGCCTGGGCATGGACGAGGTCTTCCGGCACGAGCAGGATCTGGTGCGCCATGCCCTGAAGGTCCTCAGAGAGGTGGATGGGGTGCAGATCTACGGCCCAGAGCCCCCCAGGGGCGGCGTGATCGCCTTCAATCTGGGCGAGCTGCATCCCCACGACCTCTCCACCGTGTTGGACCAGGAGGGGATCGCCATTCGGGTGGGCCACCACTGTGCCCAGCCCCTCACCCGGTGGCTGGACGTACCCGCCACCGCGCGGGCGAGCTTCTACGTGTACACCACCCGGGACGAGATCGACGTCCTCGCCCGGGCGCTGGAGCACGCAAAGGAGTTCTTCGGCCATGTCGTCGAACGGTAA
- the sufU gene encoding Fe-S cluster assembly sulfur transfer protein SufU: MSSNGNPLEALYREVILQHSQHPRNRGMLADAGAAVRLNNPSCGDRIELFLKVSPDQRVEEVRFEGRGCSISQASASMMTERVRGLSLDEALGLAERFRQMVRGDAEAAQDERLGDLVALQGVSRFPVRVKCAVLAWEALERSIDQVRHGGDPS; this comes from the coding sequence ATGTCGTCGAACGGTAACCCGCTGGAGGCCCTCTACCGGGAGGTCATCCTGCAGCACTCCCAGCATCCCCGCAACAGGGGGATGCTCGCGGACGCCGGCGCCGCCGTCCGCCTGAACAACCCCTCGTGCGGCGACCGGATCGAGCTCTTCCTCAAGGTGAGCCCGGACCAGCGGGTGGAAGAGGTCCGCTTCGAGGGGCGGGGGTGTTCCATCAGCCAGGCGTCGGCCTCGATGATGACCGAGCGGGTGCGGGGGCTCTCCTTGGACGAGGCGCTCGGGCTGGCCGAGCGCTTCCGCCAGATGGTCCGGGGGGACGCCGAGGCCGCGCAGGACGAGCGGCTGGGCGACTTGGTGGCGCTCCAGGGCGTGAGCCGGTTCCCGGTCCGGGTGAAGTGTGCCGTGCTGGCCTGGGAGGCCCTGGAGCGGAGCATCGACCAGGTCCGGCACGGAGGCGACCCGAGCTGA
- a CDS encoding response regulator: MEQAIRIFLVDDHTLVREGLTSLLRTQPDFDVVGEAADGAEALERLEEARPDLVLMDIRMPAMDGIEATRRIKARWPTVRVVMLTYSEEEENLFEAVKAGAEGYLLKDLETATFFSFLRRVFRGEVPISGVMAAKILHELAGRRAGRPAHGALPPAPAETLTAREREVLELVSQGATNQQIADELHISENTVRNHLRNVLSKLHMNNRTQAAAYALRQGWIGPGAGERR; this comes from the coding sequence ATGGAGCAGGCGATCCGAATCTTCCTGGTGGACGACCACACCCTGGTTCGGGAGGGTCTCACCTCGCTCCTCCGCACCCAGCCGGACTTCGACGTGGTGGGCGAGGCGGCCGACGGGGCCGAGGCGCTGGAGCGCCTGGAGGAGGCCCGGCCCGACCTGGTGCTCATGGACATCCGCATGCCCGCCATGGACGGCATCGAGGCCACCCGGCGCATCAAGGCCCGCTGGCCGACCGTGCGGGTGGTGATGCTCACCTACTCCGAGGAGGAGGAGAACCTCTTCGAGGCGGTGAAGGCCGGCGCCGAAGGCTACCTCCTCAAGGACCTGGAGACCGCCACCTTCTTCAGCTTCTTGCGCCGGGTCTTCCGCGGCGAGGTGCCCATCTCGGGGGTCATGGCCGCCAAGATCCTGCACGAGCTGGCGGGTCGCCGCGCGGGGCGTCCCGCGCACGGGGCTTTGCCCCCGGCTCCCGCCGAGACGCTGACGGCCCGCGAGCGGGAGGTGCTGGAGCTGGTGAGCCAGGGCGCCACCAACCAGCAGATCGCCGATGAGCTCCACATCTCCGAGAACACCGTCCGGAATCACCTGCGCAACGTGTTGAGCAAGCTCCACATGAACAACCGTACCCAGGCGGCCGCCTACGCCCTCCGCCAGGGCTGGATCGGGCCAGGCGCCGGCGAGCGCCGGTGA
- a CDS encoding response regulator — protein MEHTIRLCLVDDHELVRRGIASLVSTQADMEVVGEAASGEEALRVCAECHPDVVLMDLQMPGIGGIEATRRLRAQMPDARVLMLTYSEKESDLLAALEAGAQGYLLKDLNAELFFSFIRRAFKGEIPISGSLTAQLMRGFRPGSGSSAPAAAPSASSGGHRRLTDRELEVVRLVSRGATNEDIGLELHISSNTVKNHLRNILAKLGLRNRAQAVTYAIQHGLLPDEDEVHLRR, from the coding sequence ATGGAGCATACGATCCGGTTGTGTCTGGTCGACGATCACGAGCTCGTCCGCAGGGGGATCGCCAGCTTGGTCTCCACCCAGGCCGACATGGAGGTGGTGGGGGAGGCCGCCTCGGGCGAAGAAGCGCTGCGGGTATGCGCCGAGTGCCACCCCGACGTGGTGCTCATGGACCTGCAGATGCCAGGCATCGGGGGCATCGAGGCCACCCGGCGCCTCAGGGCGCAGATGCCCGACGCACGGGTGCTGATGCTGACCTACTCGGAGAAGGAGTCGGACCTCCTGGCCGCCCTGGAGGCCGGCGCCCAGGGGTACCTGCTGAAGGACCTGAACGCGGAGCTGTTCTTCAGCTTCATCCGCAGGGCCTTCAAGGGGGAGATCCCCATCTCGGGCAGCCTCACCGCCCAGCTCATGCGGGGCTTCCGCCCCGGCTCGGGCTCGTCGGCCCCCGCGGCAGCCCCTTCCGCCTCGTCCGGCGGGCACCGCAGGCTCACGGACCGGGAGCTGGAGGTGGTCCGGCTGGTGAGCCGCGGCGCCACCAACGAGGACATCGGCCTCGAGCTGCACATCTCCTCCAACACGGTGAAGAACCACCTGCGCAACATCCTGGCCAAGCTGGGGCTCAGGAACCGGGCGCAGGCGGTGACCTACGCCATTCAGCACGGCCTGCTCCCCGACGAGGACGAGGTGCACCTCCGCCGGTGA
- a CDS encoding ABC transporter ATP-binding protein — MSEETLRADRVSKQIGHRRILHEVNLVVGRGERVALLGPNGAGKSTLLRICATLLKPTSGQVFIGGEPAAEKPALRARLGVLVEHTLFYMSLSGRENLLLYARLYGVPDARRWVDGLLDRMGLALFAGEPVRTYSRGMRQRLAIARTLVHSPDLLLLDEPYTALDQEGSARLNEVLTGLGPEGRSLLLVTHELEPGGAPLPVDRAVLLEGGRLVDEVTAGSLDGDPAQVGRWYRERVRPGLGRG; from the coding sequence GTGAGCGAGGAGACCCTCCGGGCGGACCGGGTGAGCAAGCAGATCGGCCACCGCCGGATCCTGCACGAGGTGAACCTGGTCGTGGGCCGGGGCGAGCGCGTGGCGCTCCTGGGCCCGAACGGGGCGGGCAAGTCCACCCTGCTGCGGATCTGCGCGACGCTCCTGAAGCCCACCTCGGGCCAGGTGTTCATCGGCGGGGAGCCGGCGGCCGAGAAGCCCGCCCTGCGGGCCCGCCTGGGGGTGCTGGTGGAGCACACCCTCTTCTACATGAGCCTCTCGGGCCGCGAGAACCTCCTGCTCTACGCGCGGCTCTACGGCGTGCCGGATGCCCGCCGGTGGGTGGACGGGCTCCTGGATCGCATGGGGCTCGCCCTTTTCGCCGGCGAGCCGGTGCGCACCTACTCCCGCGGCATGCGCCAGCGGCTGGCCATCGCCCGCACCCTGGTCCACTCGCCCGACCTGCTCCTGCTGGACGAGCCGTACACGGCCCTGGACCAGGAGGGGAGCGCCCGGCTGAACGAGGTGCTCACGGGGTTGGGGCCCGAAGGACGCTCGCTCCTCCTGGTCACCCACGAGCTGGAGCCCGGGGGGGCGCCCCTGCCGGTGGACCGGGCGGTGCTGCTGGAGGGCGGCCGCCTGGTGGACGAGGTGACCGCAGGGAGTCTGGACGGCGATCCGGCCCAGGTGGGGCGATGGTACCGGGAGCGGGTCCGCCCCGGCCTCGGGCGGGGGTGA